The Phaeocystidibacter marisrubri genomic interval AGGGCCTTCTTCAAAGAGGCAATGTCTGGGGTCAATACGAACCTTTCATCCAGTCTAGATGCATCGTATTCACGGATTTGCTGTCCAGTGATGAACCATTTCAAATCTCTTCCGTCTAGCAAATCAACGGCCGATTTGAAATAAGTATCTAAGTCCGAAGAACATGGAGTAGTTGTAAAAACACTCACGAGACCATCGGCTTTCATTCGAACTACAACTTCTTTCAAATAATCAATAGGCACGCTTTGACCGAGGAACACGACCCTGTGCCCTGCATTCCGGAGAATGAAGTTAAGATAGAGCAAACCGAGTTCGTGAAGCTCACCCGATGGTAGATAAAGAACTAGAGTTTTTGAATAGTCTGATTGGTTCATAGAGAATACAGAATCAATCGCCACAAACAGCTTTTGCTTGATGAGATTAGAAGCAAAATGCTCGTGAACCAAACTGATTGTATTCGTTTGCCATAGCAAACCAACTTGTTGAATGAATGATCCGACTACTTTCGAGAAAGTCTCTTCAGACCCAATCTGAGCGATGCTATTCGTCAAGATTCTATCAAACATAAGCTCGTTAAAATCAAGCATGGCTATTTTAAGACCGTTTACTTGGCTCTCGTAATTACCATTGTATTTCGACGAGTCAAGCACAAGTGCATTTCTCTCAGCGTCAGAAAGTTCTGCAACCTTGGAGATCTTCATCCCATTATGTACGAGCGTTGAAACGTTCAACAAACGTTTGAGATCACTGTCGCAATAGAGTCGAATATTGGTATCTGTCCGTGCCGGACAAACTACGTTGTAGCGCTGTTCCCACACACGTATGGTGTGCGCTTTAACTCCTGTTAATCGCTCTAAGTCTTTTATTGAGTACTTACTCTCCATTGCAATTTTAACTTCTGTTTAACTGTATAACCGGAAAGTTCAACAAAAGTGCGAAAAAAAATGAGATTTGTTTCTGCCTTGTGCTTCTACGCGTGTAATAGCTACCTTTGCGCGCTAATCCAACACGGAAGAACACGACATGGGCTTTAAGGAAGAAATTGCACGTAGAAGAACCTTTGGTATTATCTCTCACCCTGATGCCGGTAAAACGACACTAACAGAGAAACTTCTCCTATTTGGTGGTGCAATCCAAGAAGCAGGCGCTGTAAAATCGAACAAGATTAAGAAAGCTGCTACTTCCGACTTTATGGAAATTGAGAAACAGAGAGGTATCTCTGTGGCTACTTCCGTAATGGGATTTGAATATGCAAACAAGAAGATTAATATTCTAGATACTCCTGGTCACCAGGATTTTGCAGAAGATACCTATCGCACGCTTACCGCCGTAGATAGTGTGATTGTAGTCATCGACGTTGCAAAAGGTGTGGAAGCTCAGACCGAGAAACTCGTTCAAGTTTGTAGAATGCGCGACACTCCAATGATCATCTTCATCAACAAATTAGACCGTGAAGGTAAAGATGCCTTTGACTTGCTAGATGAAGTGGAGCAGAAACTCGGCCTCTCCCTCTGCCCTATGTCGTGGCCTATTGGAATGGGACAACGTTTTCAGGGTGTTTACAATATGTGGGGAAATAACCTTCAGTTGTTTAGTGCTGCGAGTAAGCAGAGAATAGCGGAGTCGATTGAATTTGACAACATTGAAGATGAAAGTCTGAACGATCACATTGGAAGTGATGCAGCTGATACACTACGTGAAGAAGTGGAATTGGCTCAAGGAGTTTACCCTGAGTTCAATCGAGATGAATACCTCAAAGGTCAGGTTTGTCC includes:
- a CDS encoding MerR family transcriptional regulator, with the protein product MESKYSIKDLERLTGVKAHTIRVWEQRYNVVCPARTDTNIRLYCDSDLKRLLNVSTLVHNGMKISKVAELSDAERNALVLDSSKYNGNYESQVNGLKIAMLDFNELMFDRILTNSIAQIGSEETFSKVVGSFIQQVGLLWQTNTISLVHEHFASNLIKQKLFVAIDSVFSMNQSDYSKTLVLYLPSGELHELGLLYLNFILRNAGHRVVFLGQSVPIDYLKEVVVRMKADGLVSVFTTTPCSSDLDTYFKSAVDLLDGRDLKWFITGQQIREYDASRLDERFVLTPDIASLKKALFEKLSV